A portion of the Pseudopipra pipra isolate bDixPip1 chromosome 1, bDixPip1.hap1, whole genome shotgun sequence genome contains these proteins:
- the CCK gene encoding cholecystokinin gives MYSGICICVFLAVLSVSCFGQQAVGSHNGNPLAAELEESLAEHHRHIRAPSSTGPLKSMARLDGSIDQRANIGALLAKYLQQARKGSTGRLSVMGNRVQSIDPTHRINDRDYMGWMDFGRRSAEEYEYSS, from the exons aTGTACAGCGGTATTTGCATCTGTGTgttcctggctgtgctctcGGTGAGCTGTTTCGGACAGCAAGCCGTGGGCTCGCACAACGGGAATCCACTGGCTGCTGAGCTTGAGGAGAGCTTGGCAGAACATCACCGGCATATCCGCGCCCCTTCGTCCACCGGGCCGCTGAAATCCATGGCACGGCTGGATGGAAGCATCGACCAAAGAGCCAACATTGGCGCCTTGCTGGCCAAGTATCTCCAGCAAGCCAGAAAAG GTTCCACTGGAAGACTCTCAGTTATGGGAAACAGGGTACAGAGCATTGATCCTACTCACAGGATAAATGACAGAGATTACATGGGCTGGATGGATTTTGGACGCCGCAGTGCTGAAGAATACGAGTACTCTTCCTGA